One genomic window of Paenibacillus xylanilyticus includes the following:
- a CDS encoding sugar kinase: MRLGNSNKSSRTQHADQNHLGDAKLILVKRRTRLEELVVRYNTVQQAQFYIERLGADFSDYIEEDRRYRHAVLQAQHQLGQLGRVQTIDREHVPNFIFGEQDIVVVVGQDGLVANTLKYVTEQPLIGVNPDPMRWDGVLLPFTVEDLKMIIPDVMRRQRSLKEVTLAKVELNDGQFLYGVNDLFIGRKTHVSARYEVRLGSSVEQQSSSGIIVSTGLGSTGWFKSVLAGAAGIVGSEAWKHMHINNDVNAFSPVTRGNQGENFGWDAPYLYFTVREPFPSRTTAVNLVFGQVHPKQPLRIVSQMPEDGVIFSDGVEQDFLEFNSGVEATIGLAEKRGRLVV, encoded by the coding sequence ATGAGACTGGGGAACTCCAATAAATCTTCACGTACACAGCATGCTGACCAAAACCATCTTGGTGATGCCAAGCTGATTCTGGTCAAACGGAGAACAAGATTGGAAGAACTCGTGGTGCGTTATAACACGGTGCAGCAGGCTCAATTTTACATTGAACGTCTTGGTGCCGATTTCAGTGATTATATTGAGGAAGATCGACGTTATCGACATGCCGTGCTGCAGGCCCAGCATCAGCTGGGTCAACTCGGCCGGGTACAGACCATTGACCGGGAACATGTGCCCAATTTTATATTCGGAGAACAGGACATCGTTGTGGTTGTAGGGCAGGATGGACTGGTGGCGAATACGCTCAAATATGTGACGGAACAGCCGCTCATCGGCGTGAATCCCGATCCCATGCGATGGGATGGCGTACTTCTTCCTTTTACGGTAGAGGATCTGAAGATGATTATCCCGGATGTCATGCGCAGGCAGCGTTCCTTGAAAGAAGTAACCTTGGCAAAAGTGGAACTTAACGACGGACAGTTTCTGTACGGGGTGAACGATCTGTTCATCGGACGGAAGACCCATGTCTCAGCCAGGTATGAGGTCCGTCTGGGCTCCTCGGTAGAACAGCAGTCATCAAGCGGTATTATAGTTTCCACAGGGCTCGGATCGACAGGCTGGTTCAAGAGTGTGCTGGCTGGAGCAGCCGGCATTGTGGGGTCCGAAGCTTGGAAGCATATGCACATCAATAATGATGTTAACGCTTTTAGTCCGGTTACCCGCGGGAATCAAGGAGAGAACTTTGGGTGGGATGCGCCCTATTTGTACTTTACAGTTCGTGAACCGTTCCCGAGCCGGACAACAGCAGTTAACCTGGTGTTTGGTCAGGTTCATCCGAAACAGCCCCTGCGCATCGTATCGCAAATGCCTGAAGATGGGGTCATTTTTAGCGATGGTGTGGAACAGGACTTTCTAGAATTCAACTCGGGGGTGGAGGCCACCATTGGTCTGGCAGAGAAGCGGGGGCGTCTTGTCGTTTAA